One bacterium DNA window includes the following coding sequences:
- a CDS encoding cupin domain-containing protein, translating into MSKRTTRLAAAVAFLAPLVLFAGPQRAPAAPTGESALLLFASPAQDVKRLVAEAPENTDLSETYFGTPAFGVHMHIMGPGQHCPLHLHGKGYEAAVIVAGTGEVRSGPPAASGKKSRASSFTVAPGDIVISPPGSSHAFFNTTSGGHLATLVISSPPFTGNLYLTPDDPRAVGGPSPTVEHLGQAAAVGPGGIVRRKLPFAAAVGLARVDIAAGQRWTLTRNALFYVAAGTGFVSLPGANVPLEPGSLVGVRAGTVVAVAPISNRPLSLVEVGF; encoded by the coding sequence ATGTCGAAGCGCACGACTCGGCTGGCTGCGGCTGTGGCCTTCCTGGCGCCACTTGTCCTGTTCGCGGGACCGCAGCGCGCGCCCGCCGCCCCGACGGGAGAATCGGCCCTCCTGCTGTTCGCCAGTCCGGCGCAGGACGTCAAGCGGCTGGTGGCCGAAGCGCCCGAGAACACCGATCTCAGCGAGACGTATTTCGGGACCCCCGCGTTCGGCGTCCACATGCACATCATGGGGCCGGGGCAGCACTGTCCCCTGCACCTGCACGGCAAGGGTTACGAAGCGGCCGTCATCGTCGCGGGGACCGGCGAGGTCAGGAGCGGGCCGCCGGCCGCCTCTGGAAAGAAATCGCGTGCCAGCTCGTTCACCGTGGCGCCCGGGGACATCGTGATCAGCCCTCCGGGGAGCAGCCACGCCTTCTTCAACACGACATCCGGCGGGCACCTCGCCACACTGGTGATCTCGTCGCCGCCGTTCACCGGCAATCTCTATCTGACGCCGGATGACCCGCGGGCGGTGGGCGGGCCGTCCCCGACCGTCGAGCACCTCGGCCAGGCCGCGGCGGTCGGCCCGGGGGGGATCGTCCGGCGGAAGCTGCCCTTCGCCGCGGCGGTCGGGCTCGCGCGGGTCGACATCGCCGCCGGGCAGCGCTGGACGCTCACCCGCAACGCGCTCTTTTACGTGGCGGCCGGGACCGGCTTCGTGTCGCTCCCCGGCGCCAACGTCCCCTTGGAGCCGGGATCACTTGTCGGCGTGCGGGCCGGCACCGTCGTCGCCGTTGCGCCGATCAGCAACCGGCCGCTCTCCCTGGTCGAAGTCGGGTTCTGA
- a CDS encoding tetratricopeptide repeat protein, protein MMSLTKGRAAIAVLFLLAFVVYANTWHNQFSGDDAAVIAHDARIRTLARVPEIFTHDYWRIPGSNLYRPLTLLTLSANYFVSGESPWSYRLVNQLLHCCNVVLLFRLLGLFPFANPALPFLAAALFAVHPAATEAVDLVVGRAELLSFLFAIAALHLYWTRAAGRWRLHLSAAMFLLALLSKETAIVLPLLVLAHSFFFEGGRFRATLRTLAGHWGALLAYLAVRYAVLGALGPAPGAQFFDGIPRTAVAFTMAKGIAYYWRIVFWPKDLEVYYDFNTISLATSFAEPAVALSALFLAGLVAGAWFLRTRNTTLAFFILWPFICLLPVTNVVIPTGVLVALRVMYLPLGGFSVVLASLLLGARSALTRIAPAVRTPLVAAASKAVFLGVLALLGILTLRRNADWLDTETLFRRELEISANDPHAMAVYAGALPPQEARPLALRVVREAPTDPFNHLLLGTIYERTGDTAAAEAEYRRALELQPLADAHAALGALFTGSDRLDEAEAELRAALALNPSLLGAYENLGTVLLAKGEREAARGMARKALEVDPRSAGAYNLLGNVYLEAADYARAADAYQRAAALMPQMYPALFNLAVALEKLDRGRAIDAWRRYIAVAEAAGVEADWVRRARERLTSLQAEGN, encoded by the coding sequence ATGATGTCACTGACGAAGGGCCGCGCTGCAATCGCAGTCCTCTTCCTGCTCGCCTTCGTCGTCTACGCCAACACCTGGCACAACCAGTTTTCCGGGGACGATGCGGCGGTGATCGCGCACGACGCGAGGATCCGGACGCTCGCCCGCGTCCCGGAGATCTTCACCCACGATTACTGGAGAATCCCGGGGTCGAACCTCTACCGGCCGCTGACGCTACTCACCCTCTCGGCGAACTACTTCGTCTCCGGTGAGTCCCCCTGGAGCTACCGCCTCGTCAACCAGCTCCTGCACTGCTGCAACGTCGTCCTTCTCTTCCGCCTGCTCGGCCTCTTCCCCTTCGCCAACCCCGCCCTGCCCTTCCTGGCGGCAGCCCTCTTCGCCGTCCACCCGGCAGCGACCGAGGCCGTCGACCTGGTCGTCGGCCGCGCGGAGTTGCTTTCGTTCCTCTTCGCGATCGCCGCCCTGCACCTGTACTGGACGCGGGCGGCCGGCAGGTGGCGGCTGCACCTCTCGGCCGCAATGTTCCTGCTCGCCCTGCTCTCGAAGGAGACGGCAATCGTCCTGCCCCTGCTCGTCCTGGCACACAGCTTTTTCTTCGAGGGCGGGAGGTTCAGAGCCACGCTCAGGACGCTGGCCGGACACTGGGGAGCGCTCCTGGCATATCTCGCCGTCAGGTACGCCGTCCTTGGCGCCCTCGGCCCGGCGCCGGGCGCGCAATTCTTCGACGGAATCCCGCGGACCGCGGTCGCCTTCACGATGGCGAAAGGGATCGCCTATTACTGGCGCATCGTCTTCTGGCCGAAGGATCTCGAGGTCTACTACGACTTCAACACGATCTCGCTGGCAACGTCGTTCGCCGAGCCCGCGGTCGCGCTGTCGGCCCTGTTTCTCGCGGGACTGGTCGCCGGGGCGTGGTTCCTGCGGACGCGGAACACGACGCTGGCCTTCTTCATCCTCTGGCCGTTCATCTGCTTGCTCCCTGTCACGAACGTCGTCATCCCGACCGGCGTCCTCGTCGCTCTCAGGGTGATGTACCTGCCCCTCGGAGGCTTCAGCGTCGTCCTCGCGTCGCTGCTGCTGGGCGCCCGGTCGGCGCTCACGAGGATCGCACCTGCCGTGCGGACGCCCCTGGTAGCGGCAGCCTCGAAGGCCGTCTTCCTCGGTGTCCTCGCCCTCCTGGGAATCCTCACGCTTCGACGCAACGCCGATTGGCTGGACACGGAGACGCTCTTTCGGCGGGAGCTCGAGATCTCGGCGAACGATCCGCACGCCATGGCCGTCTACGCGGGCGCCCTCCCGCCGCAGGAGGCAAGACCCCTGGCACTCCGGGTCGTGCGCGAAGCCCCCACGGACCCTTTCAACCACCTGCTGCTCGGGACCATCTACGAGCGCACGGGGGACACCGCCGCGGCCGAGGCCGAATACCGCCGCGCCCTGGAGCTGCAGCCGCTCGCGGATGCCCACGCCGCCCTCGGCGCCCTCTTCACCGGCTCGGACAGGCTCGACGAGGCCGAGGCGGAGTTGCGGGCCGCCCTCGCGCTCAACCCCTCGCTGCTCGGGGCGTACGAGAACCTGGGGACGGTCCTGCTCGCGAAGGGCGAGCGGGAGGCGGCCCGCGGCATGGCGCGCAAGGCCCTGGAGGTGGATCCACGATCGGCCGGCGCCTACAACCTCCTCGGCAACGTCTACCTCGAGGCGGCGGACTACGCACGCGCGGCGGATGCGTACCAGAGGGCCGCGGCGTTGATGCCGCAGATGTACCCTGCGCTGTTCAACCTCGCCGTCGCGCTCGAGAAGCTGGACCGCGGCAGGGCGATCGACGCCTGGCGCCGCTACATTGCCGTCGCAGAGGCCGCCGGCGTGGAGGCGGACTGGGTGCGAAGGGCGCGGGAGCGGCTGACCTCCCTCCAGGCCGAAGGCAATTGA
- a CDS encoding tetratricopeptide repeat protein yields the protein MSGADGRLGPALPRPTRSGGDRRWLAAAMALLVATATVAAFFPVGGAGFLGYDDPHYVTGNEVVQKGLHAAGVRWALTSFLAANWHPLTWISHMLDVSLFGMSPGAHHLVNLGIHVGTSVLLFVLLRGMTGAPWPSFLAAALFAVHPQRVESVAWVSERKDVLSVLLGMVTLAAYLRYVRRPGTGRFLAVAGFLSLGLMAKPMLVTLPFVLLLLDWWPLGRFRAAPCQGRHAGGAAVRLVVEKTPLMLLAAASSAVTYLAQHHGGAIISAGLFPPAARMENVLISYLRYVYTFFHPLDLIPFYVHPRTTLPLLTLAASLAFLVLVTALAVARRGRHPWLLTGWLWYLGVLVPVLGLVQVGLQGMADRYSYLPSVGLCLAVVWEIAALAGPVRRAKAAAVAAGVVAVAALLACTRLQSAYWRDTITLFTRVVTVDPRNFTGFNMLGAEYLLRGEPAKAVPLLRRSVEIWPAYQDGRYNLGLALARLGQTEEAIAQFEANLRVNPRDVETLLNLGRGLAKLRRFPEALRRFDAALALAPDEPSVLFERGLVHVELGQISAAADDFGRVLELDPACVEARENLDLARRITRGDGTAPPGGSGELPAAAAAGRPGRR from the coding sequence ATGAGCGGCGCCGACGGACGTCTCGGGCCGGCCCTCCCCCGCCCGACGCGCTCGGGAGGGGATCGCCGGTGGCTCGCGGCGGCGATGGCGCTGCTGGTCGCCACGGCGACCGTGGCGGCCTTCTTCCCGGTCGGCGGCGCCGGCTTCCTCGGCTACGACGACCCCCACTACGTCACCGGGAACGAGGTCGTCCAGAAGGGCCTTCACGCGGCCGGGGTCCGTTGGGCCCTGACGTCATTCCTCGCCGCCAACTGGCACCCGCTGACCTGGATCTCGCACATGCTGGACGTCTCGCTCTTCGGCATGAGCCCCGGGGCGCACCACCTCGTAAACCTCGGCATCCACGTCGGGACGTCCGTTCTGCTCTTCGTCCTGCTCCGCGGCATGACGGGCGCCCCGTGGCCGAGCTTCCTGGCGGCCGCCCTCTTCGCGGTCCACCCCCAGCGCGTGGAGTCCGTCGCCTGGGTCAGCGAACGCAAGGACGTGCTCTCCGTGCTCCTGGGCATGGTCACGCTGGCGGCCTATCTGCGCTACGTGAGGCGCCCCGGCACCGGGCGTTTCCTGGCGGTCGCCGGCTTCCTTTCGCTCGGCCTGATGGCCAAGCCGATGCTGGTGACGCTGCCCTTCGTCCTGCTGCTGCTCGACTGGTGGCCGCTCGGCCGGTTTCGCGCGGCACCGTGCCAGGGCCGGCACGCCGGCGGGGCCGCCGTCCGCCTGGTCGTGGAGAAGACCCCGCTCATGCTGCTCGCCGCCGCCTCGAGCGCCGTGACCTACCTGGCGCAGCACCACGGCGGGGCCATCATCTCGGCCGGCCTTTTCCCGCCCGCGGCACGCATGGAGAACGTGCTGATCTCCTACCTGCGGTACGTATACACGTTCTTCCACCCGCTCGACCTCATCCCGTTCTACGTGCATCCGCGCACCACGCTTCCTCTGCTGACGCTGGCGGCCAGCCTGGCGTTCCTCGTGCTCGTCACGGCCCTGGCCGTCGCCCGGCGCGGCCGTCACCCCTGGCTGCTGACCGGCTGGCTGTGGTACCTGGGCGTGCTCGTCCCGGTCCTCGGCCTGGTCCAGGTCGGCCTCCAGGGCATGGCGGACCGCTACAGCTACCTGCCGAGCGTGGGCCTCTGCCTCGCGGTCGTCTGGGAGATCGCGGCGCTGGCCGGTCCGGTCCGTCGCGCAAAGGCCGCCGCCGTCGCAGCGGGCGTCGTTGCCGTGGCAGCGCTGCTCGCCTGCACGCGGTTGCAGTCCGCCTATTGGAGGGACACGATCACCCTCTTCACGCGCGTCGTGACCGTCGACCCGAGGAACTTCACGGGCTTCAACATGCTGGGGGCGGAGTACCTCCTGCGCGGAGAGCCCGCGAAGGCGGTGCCCCTCCTCCGCAGGTCGGTGGAGATCTGGCCCGCCTACCAGGACGGGCGCTACAACCTGGGGCTCGCGCTCGCGCGGCTCGGCCAGACCGAGGAGGCCATCGCGCAGTTCGAGGCGAACCTGCGGGTAAACCCGCGGGACGTCGAGACCCTCTTGAACCTGGGGCGGGGGCTCGCGAAGCTCCGCCGTTTCCCCGAGGCGCTGCGGCGTTTCGACGCCGCGCTCGCGCTGGCGCCCGACGAGCCGTCGGTGCTCTTCGAGCGCGGCCTCGTCCACGTGGAGCTCGGGCAGATTTCCGCGGCGGCGGACGACTTCGGCCGCGTCCTCGAGCTGGACCCGGCGTGCGTCGAGGCGCGCGAGAACCTCGATCTCGCGCGGCGGATCACGCGCGGGGACGGCACGGCGCCGCCCGGAGGATCAGGAGAACTGCCAGCGGCAGCAGCGGCAGGAAGACCCGGTCGAAGGTGA
- a CDS encoding glycosyltransferase family 39 protein codes for MTALVPLVALWSAGLLLLRCWGPDVDRKPARWPPAAAESIGLGVAVSYLVFLWGVWVRPAGASWLAVVPTLAACACLLRRRRAEGTEGAAPAAPWTLGEKGTALAVAFVLATLLALLFATPLLDWDARILWALKAKILAAERTLVSDTFRDPYRLHIHPRYPLLVPWLASLPAQVAGRFREAHFQAVAALAALLGVLQLYRMARSWGSRQAALLAALLLVLTAGWQRSLFAAGVELWLSLFLLLGVQALWRWLERGHAADLCLAGVYLFGCASVKNEGLVLAASLVAGLGLVLLARGWGGRRDLAALLGLPAVWCALMSVWWWHVRFIPPVSDENYLARLRPENLPEALGRLPLLARELAAHALDVGTWHLIWVTLPIVCFLVWRRGARSDPQGLLLVATCALYGAAIAAVYLFTPWRDPALQIQVTFDRVFLPLLPLAVLLILRAAPCRPRA; via the coding sequence GTGACCGCGCTCGTCCCGCTTGTCGCCCTCTGGAGCGCCGGCCTCCTCCTCCTGCGCTGCTGGGGCCCCGACGTGGACCGCAAGCCCGCAAGGTGGCCGCCGGCGGCCGCCGAGAGCATCGGCCTCGGGGTGGCCGTATCGTATCTGGTCTTTCTCTGGGGCGTCTGGGTGCGCCCGGCTGGCGCATCCTGGCTGGCGGTGGTCCCGACGCTTGCGGCGTGCGCCTGCCTCCTGCGCCGCCGGCGCGCGGAAGGGACGGAGGGGGCGGCGCCTGCCGCTCCCTGGACGCTCGGCGAGAAAGGGACGGCCCTGGCCGTGGCGTTCGTGCTTGCGACACTGCTGGCCCTCCTCTTCGCCACGCCTCTGCTGGACTGGGACGCCCGCATCCTCTGGGCGCTCAAGGCCAAGATCCTCGCCGCGGAGCGCACGCTGGTCTCCGACACGTTCCGCGACCCCTACCGGCTGCACATCCACCCGCGATATCCGCTGCTGGTGCCGTGGCTGGCGTCGCTTCCCGCGCAGGTCGCCGGGCGCTTCCGCGAGGCGCACTTCCAGGCCGTCGCCGCGCTCGCTGCCCTGCTCGGCGTGCTGCAACTGTACCGGATGGCCCGCTCGTGGGGATCGCGGCAAGCGGCGCTGCTCGCCGCATTGCTCCTGGTCCTCACGGCGGGCTGGCAGCGCAGTCTCTTCGCGGCGGGCGTGGAGCTGTGGCTGAGCCTCTTCCTGCTGCTGGGCGTGCAGGCGCTCTGGCGCTGGCTCGAGCGCGGCCACGCCGCGGACCTCTGCCTCGCGGGCGTCTACCTCTTCGGATGCGCCTCGGTGAAGAACGAGGGGCTGGTGCTGGCCGCGTCGCTGGTCGCCGGCCTCGGCCTCGTGCTCCTCGCGCGCGGCTGGGGCGGCCGCCGGGACCTCGCAGCGCTGCTCGGCCTCCCGGCGGTCTGGTGTGCCTTGATGTCCGTCTGGTGGTGGCACGTGCGGTTCATCCCACCGGTGTCCGACGAGAACTACCTGGCGCGGCTGCGGCCGGAGAACCTGCCGGAGGCGCTCGGGCGCCTGCCGCTGCTGGCGCGGGAACTGGCGGCCCACGCCCTCGACGTCGGCACCTGGCACCTCATCTGGGTGACGTTGCCGATCGTCTGCTTCCTGGTCTGGCGGCGCGGGGCGCGTTCCGATCCCCAGGGGTTGCTGCTGGTCGCGACGTGCGCGCTCTACGGCGCGGCGATCGCCGCGGTCTACCTGTTCACCCCCTGGCGGGACCCGGCGCTGCAGATCCAGGTCACCTTCGACCGGGTCTTCCTGCCGCTGCTGCCGCTGGCAGTTCTCCTGATCCTCCGGGCGGCGCCGTGCCGTCCCCGCGCGTGA